The following proteins are co-located in the Anser cygnoides isolate HZ-2024a breed goose chromosome 2, Taihu_goose_T2T_genome, whole genome shotgun sequence genome:
- the LOC106038356 gene encoding C-C chemokine receptor type 5, translated as MENDTVGFLDMATTTEFDYGDSAPCTGTEEKHFAANLLPPLYSLVVIFGLTGNMLVVLILIKYKRLKSMTDIYLLNLAISDLLFIFSLPFWAYYAVHDWIFGEALCRILSGVYLLGFYSGIFFIILLTIDRYLAIVHAVFALKARTVTYGILTSIVTWAVAMFASVPGIVFHKTQKENSRYTCSAHYPSDGSINWKYSYILKMNILGLIIPMFIMIFSYSQILKTLLGCRNEKKQKAVRLIFVIMIFYFIFWTPFHIASFLHTFQTSFFDTDCEIQSKLEKAIQVTETISMIHCCINPVIYAFVGEKFRKYLYNFFRKHVAAHLCKKCPSLYREKLERVNSTFTPSTAEHDISTGL; from the coding sequence ATGGAAAACGATACCGTGGGCTTCCTTGACATGGCTACAACAACAGAATTTGACTACGGCGATTCAGCACCGTGCACGGGGACTGAAGAAAAGCACTTTGCAGCCAATCTTCTGCCACCGCTTTATTCTTTGGTGGTAATATTTGGCCTCACAGGCAACATGCTCGTTGTCCTCATCCTGATAAAATACAAGAGATTGAAGAGCATGACTGACATCTACCTGCTCAATCTGGCAATTTCTGATTTGctgtttatattttctcttcctttttgggCCTATTATGCTGTTCATGACTGGATTTTTGGGGAAGCGTTGTGCAGAATTCTCTCAGGTGTCTACCTCCTTGGCTTCTACAGCGGCATCTTTTTCATAATCCTGTTAACCATAGACAGATATCTGGCCATAGTGCACGCAGTGTTTGCTTTGAAAGCGAGGACAGTTACCTATGGCATCCTCACCAGCATTGTCACCTGGGCTGTTGCTATGTTTGCCTCTGTTCCTGGGATAGTATTTCACAAAACTCAGAAGGAAAATTCACGGTATACATGCAGTGCTCATTATCCAAGTGATGGCTCAATAAATTGGAAGTACTCCTACATTTTAAAGATGAACATCCTGGGACTTATCATTCCAATGTTCATTATGATTTTCAGTTACTCTCAAATTCTAAAAACATTATTGGGATGtaggaatgagaaaaaacaaaaggctgTCAGACTTATTTTTGTGATCATGATTTTTTACTTCATCTTCTGGACACCATTTCATATTGCTTCTTTTCTGCATACAtttcaaacttcattttttgACACAGATTGTGAAATCCAAAGTAAACTGGAGAAAGCAATCCAAGtgacagaaacaatttcaaTGATCCACTGCTGTATCAATCCTGTGATCTATGCATTTGTTGgagaaaaatttagaaaatatcttTACAACTTTTTCCGAAAGCATGTTGCAGCTCACCTCTGCAAAAAATGTCCATCTCTTTATCGTGAAAAATTAGAAAGAGTTAATTCCACATTCACACCATCCACTGCAGAACATGACATCTCCACTGGACtgtaa